From the genome of Paraburkholderia aromaticivorans, one region includes:
- a CDS encoding glycosyltransferase family 2 protein codes for MQETTLGVAIITKNAAARLAECLQAVAFADQIVVIDGGSTDGTADIARAHGARVIEQTDWPGFGPQKNRAVAALGTSWILSLDADEIVSPELAAAIRAALAAPTADVYAVDRLSSFCGHWIHHSGWYPDWIPRLFKRGAARFSDDLVHERLVFDTPAQRLTGKLMHYSYEDFEGVLRKLDAYSTAGAHQRYAAGQRGSFGKALGRGAWAFVRTYVLRRGFLDGRAGFMIAVFNAETVYYRFLKLARLGEKVRR; via the coding sequence ATGCAAGAAACCACCCTCGGCGTCGCCATCATCACCAAAAACGCGGCGGCGCGGCTGGCTGAATGCCTGCAAGCCGTGGCTTTCGCCGATCAGATCGTCGTGATCGACGGCGGCAGCACCGACGGCACCGCGGACATCGCTCGCGCGCACGGCGCTCGCGTGATCGAACAGACCGACTGGCCGGGCTTTGGCCCGCAAAAGAATCGCGCGGTCGCAGCGCTCGGCACCAGCTGGATTCTTTCGCTCGACGCCGACGAAATCGTCTCCCCGGAACTGGCCGCGGCGATCCGCGCCGCGTTGGCCGCGCCCACCGCCGACGTCTATGCGGTAGACCGGTTGTCGAGTTTTTGCGGACACTGGATTCATCACAGCGGCTGGTATCCGGACTGGATTCCGCGGCTCTTCAAACGCGGCGCCGCCCGTTTCTCCGACGACCTGGTGCACGAGCGGCTGGTGTTCGACACGCCGGCGCAGCGTCTCACCGGCAAGCTGATGCACTACTCCTACGAGGACTTCGAAGGCGTGTTGCGCAAGCTCGACGCGTATTCGACGGCGGGCGCCCACCAACGTTACGCGGCCGGTCAGCGCGGCAGCTTCGGCAAAGCGCTCGGCCGCGGCGCGTGGGCGTTCGTGCGGACCTATGTGCTGCGCCGTGGTTTTCTGGACGGCCGCGCCGGTTTCATGATCGCGGTGTTCAATGCGGAGACGGTGTATTACCGGTTTTTGAAGCTGGCGCGATTGGGGGAGAAAGTGCGGCGGTAG
- the dnaE gene encoding DNA polymerase III subunit alpha, with translation MSPMSDPRFVHLRVHSEFSIADGIVRLDDVVKAAAKDGQGALALTDLGNAFGLVRFYKEARGKGVKPIAGCDVWITNPDDRDKPSRLLLLVKDRRGYLNLCELLSKASLTNQYRGRAEVEAGWLESGLGEGLLALSGAQQGDVGLALAAGNEEAARRNALHWAKVFPGGFYIELQRCGQPGGEHYVQQAVALAASLKLPVVATHPMQFMTPDDFTAHEARVCISEGDILANPRRAKRFTSEQYFRTQEEMAALFADIPSALANSVEIAKRCNLTLELGKPKLPLFPTPDGMSLDDYLVQLSKEGLEKRLEQLYPDEAERATQRATYYERLEFECGTIIKMGFPGYFLIVADFINWAKNNGVPVGPGRGSGAGSLVAYALGVTDLDPLRYNLLFERFLNPERVSMPDFDIDFCQHGRDRVIQYVKEKYGADAVSQIATFGTMAAKAAVRDIGRVLDLGYMFTDGIAKLIPFKPGKHVTIADAMKEEPLLQERFDNEDEVHQLLELAQRVEGLTRNVGMHAGGVLIAPGKLTDFCPLYTQGDESGVVSQYDKDDVEAVGLVKFDFLGLTTLTILDWAERYIRRLDPSKQDWSLAQVPLDDPASFSILKKANTVAVFQLESRGMQGMLKDAQPDRFEDIIALVALYRPGPMDLIPSFCARKHGREVVEYPDPRVESVLKETYGIMVYQEQVMQMAQIIGGYSLGGADLLRRAMGKKKAEEMAEHRELFRQGAAKNGLTAEKADEIFDLMEKFAGYGFNKSHAAAYALLAYYTAWLKAHHPAEFMAANMSLAMDDTDKVKILFEDCLANKMAVLPPDVNLSAYRFEPVAEPDGKRSKTIRYGLGAIKGSGQNAIEEILRAREEGPFIDIFDFCNRVDRRIVNRRTVEALIRAGAFDTLHANRAQLIASVSLAMEAAEQASANALQAGLFDMGDAPSQGHELVDEPEWPEKKKLQEEKAALGFYLSGHLFDAYKNEVRRFVRQKIGELKEGRDKLVAGVIASLRTQMTQRGKMLIALLDDGTGQCEVTVFNETFEAHKQLFKEDELLVVQGQARNDAFTGGIRFTVDTVMDLGRARCRYAEAVKVQMNGNADALALRRVLEAHSAGKDEPQAAAAPAASSRGGNGGGNGGGRNGGGYGGGGQRQAVQIPNGLAVQVVYRSQNAEGEMRLGDAWRVKPTDELLAALRGEFAGSSIEIVY, from the coding sequence ATGTCGCCCATGTCAGATCCCCGCTTCGTTCATCTTCGCGTTCACTCCGAATTCTCGATTGCCGATGGCATCGTGCGCCTTGACGACGTCGTCAAGGCGGCTGCCAAAGACGGCCAGGGCGCGCTCGCCCTGACCGATCTCGGCAACGCATTCGGCCTCGTCCGTTTCTACAAGGAAGCCCGTGGCAAAGGGGTCAAACCCATTGCCGGCTGCGACGTCTGGATCACCAATCCGGACGACCGCGACAAGCCTTCCCGTTTGTTGCTGCTGGTCAAAGACCGGCGCGGCTACCTGAACCTGTGCGAGCTGCTCAGCAAGGCGTCGCTCACGAACCAGTATCGTGGGCGCGCGGAAGTCGAGGCCGGCTGGCTCGAATCCGGCCTGGGCGAAGGGCTGCTCGCGTTGTCCGGCGCGCAGCAGGGCGATGTCGGCCTCGCGCTCGCGGCAGGTAACGAAGAAGCCGCGAGGCGCAACGCGCTCCATTGGGCAAAGGTGTTCCCGGGCGGCTTTTATATCGAGTTGCAGCGCTGCGGTCAGCCGGGCGGCGAGCATTATGTGCAGCAGGCGGTCGCACTCGCGGCGTCGCTGAAATTGCCGGTGGTCGCCACGCATCCCATGCAGTTCATGACGCCGGACGACTTCACCGCGCACGAAGCGCGCGTTTGTATTTCCGAAGGCGACATCCTGGCCAATCCGCGCCGCGCGAAGCGCTTCACGTCGGAGCAGTACTTCCGCACGCAGGAAGAGATGGCCGCGCTGTTCGCGGACATTCCGTCGGCGCTCGCCAACTCGGTCGAAATCGCCAAGCGTTGCAACCTCACGCTCGAACTCGGCAAGCCCAAGCTGCCGCTGTTCCCCACTCCCGACGGCATGTCGCTCGACGACTACCTCGTGCAGCTGTCGAAAGAGGGCCTCGAAAAGCGTCTCGAACAGCTGTATCCGGACGAGGCTGAGCGCGCAACGCAGCGCGCGACGTACTACGAGCGCCTCGAATTCGAGTGCGGCACGATCATCAAGATGGGCTTTCCCGGCTACTTCCTGATCGTGGCGGACTTCATCAACTGGGCGAAGAACAACGGCGTGCCGGTCGGGCCGGGCCGGGGCTCGGGCGCCGGTTCGCTGGTCGCGTACGCGCTCGGCGTGACCGACCTCGATCCGCTGCGCTACAACCTGCTGTTCGAACGTTTTCTGAATCCGGAGCGGGTGTCCATGCCCGACTTCGACATCGACTTCTGCCAGCACGGCCGCGATCGCGTGATCCAGTACGTGAAGGAAAAGTACGGCGCGGACGCCGTGTCGCAGATCGCCACGTTCGGCACGATGGCGGCGAAGGCGGCGGTGCGCGACATCGGCCGCGTGCTCGATCTGGGCTACATGTTCACGGACGGCATCGCCAAGCTGATTCCGTTCAAGCCGGGCAAGCACGTCACCATCGCGGACGCGATGAAGGAAGAGCCGCTTTTGCAGGAGCGCTTCGACAACGAAGACGAAGTGCATCAGCTGCTCGAACTCGCGCAGCGCGTGGAAGGGCTCACGCGTAACGTCGGCATGCACGCGGGCGGTGTGCTGATCGCGCCGGGCAAGCTGACCGATTTCTGCCCGCTGTACACGCAGGGCGACGAAAGCGGCGTGGTGAGCCAGTACGACAAGGACGACGTCGAAGCCGTCGGCCTCGTGAAGTTCGACTTTTTGGGTCTGACCACGCTGACGATTCTCGACTGGGCCGAGCGCTATATCCGGCGCCTCGATCCGTCGAAGCAGGACTGGTCGCTCGCGCAGGTGCCGCTCGACGACCCGGCGTCGTTCTCCATTCTGAAGAAAGCGAATACGGTCGCGGTGTTCCAGCTGGAAAGCCGCGGCATGCAGGGCATGCTGAAAGACGCGCAGCCTGACCGCTTCGAGGACATCATCGCGCTGGTCGCGTTGTACCGTCCGGGCCCGATGGACCTGATTCCGAGCTTCTGCGCGCGTAAGCACGGCCGCGAAGTGGTGGAATATCCGGATCCGCGTGTCGAATCTGTTCTGAAAGAGACCTACGGCATCATGGTCTACCAGGAGCAGGTGATGCAGATGGCGCAGATCATCGGCGGCTATTCGCTGGGCGGCGCCGACTTGCTGCGTCGCGCGATGGGTAAGAAGAAGGCCGAGGAAATGGCCGAACATCGCGAGTTGTTCCGCCAGGGCGCCGCGAAGAACGGTCTGACCGCTGAGAAGGCCGACGAAATCTTCGACTTGATGGAGAAGTTCGCGGGCTACGGCTTCAACAAGTCGCACGCGGCCGCGTATGCGCTGCTGGCGTACTACACCGCGTGGCTGAAGGCGCACCATCCGGCGGAATTCATGGCGGCGAATATGTCGCTTGCCATGGACGACACGGACAAGGTCAAGATCCTGTTCGAAGACTGTCTCGCGAACAAGATGGCGGTGCTGCCGCCGGACGTCAATCTGTCCGCGTACCGCTTCGAGCCGGTTGCCGAGCCTGACGGCAAGCGTTCGAAAACCATCCGCTACGGCCTCGGTGCAATCAAGGGCAGCGGCCAGAACGCGATCGAAGAAATCCTGCGCGCGCGTGAAGAAGGTCCGTTCATCGACATCTTCGATTTCTGCAACCGGGTCGACCGCCGCATCGTCAATCGCCGCACGGTCGAAGCGTTGATCCGCGCCGGCGCCTTCGACACCTTGCATGCGAATCGCGCGCAACTGATCGCGTCCGTTTCGCTCGCCATGGAAGCCGCCGAGCAGGCAAGCGCCAACGCGTTGCAGGCAGGCCTGTTCGACATGGGCGACGCGCCGTCGCAAGGTCACGAGCTGGTCGACGAGCCGGAGTGGCCGGAAAAAAAGAAGCTGCAGGAAGAGAAGGCCGCGCTCGGCTTCTATCTGTCGGGCCATCTGTTCGACGCCTACAAGAACGAAGTGCGCCGCTTCGTGCGCCAGAAGATCGGCGAGCTGAAGGAGGGGCGCGACAAGCTGGTCGCCGGTGTGATCGCCTCGCTGCGCACGCAGATGACCCAGCGCGGCAAGATGCTGATCGCGCTGCTCGACGACGGCACCGGCCAATGCGAAGTCACGGTTTTCAACGAGACGTTCGAGGCGCACAAGCAACTGTTCAAAGAAGACGAACTGCTGGTCGTGCAGGGTCAGGCGCGTAACGACGCGTTTACGGGCGGCATCCGTTTTACCGTCGACACGGTCATGGATCTGGGCCGCGCGCGCTGCCGTTATGCGGAGGCCGTGAAGGTGCAGATGAACGGCAATGCGGACGCGCTGGCATTGCGCCGTGTGCTCGAAGCGCATAGCGCGGGCAAGGACGAACCTCAGGCGGCCGCGGCGCCGGCGGCTTCATCGCGTGGCGGAAACGGCGGCGGCAACGGCGGTGGCCGCAATGGCGGCGGCTACGGCGGCGGTGGGCAGCGCCAGGCGGTGCAGATCCCGAACGGGCTGGCCGTGCAGGTGGTCTATCGCAGCCAGAACGCGGAAGGTGAAATGCGTCTGGGCGACGCATGGCGCGTGAAACCGACCGACGAACTGCTCGCGGCATTGCGTGGCGAGTTCGCCGGGAGCTCGATCGAGATCGTTTATTGA
- a CDS encoding sulfurtransferase: MSIVNLSSYHFATIEDTAAWRPFVTDRCNALGLKGTVLLAPEGINLFVAGTRESTDAFIDYIRHDALFEGKFANLQFKESLSDKQPFTRMLVKLKREIITMKKPAIRPELGRAPFVDAPTLKNWLDRGHDDQGRPVVMLDTRNAFEVDVGTFDNALDYRITKFSEFPEVIEQNRADLEGKTVVSFCTGGIRCEKAAIHMKDVGIENVYQLEGGILKYFEEVGGAHYHGDCFVFDYRTALNPQLEPSKTTQCFGCRAVVTPDAQQSPMYVAGKTCPACHPDSKAARAA; encoded by the coding sequence ATGAGTATCGTCAACCTCTCTTCGTATCACTTCGCGACTATCGAAGACACCGCCGCATGGCGCCCGTTCGTGACGGACCGCTGCAATGCGCTGGGCCTGAAGGGCACCGTTCTGCTCGCGCCGGAAGGCATCAACCTGTTCGTCGCCGGCACGCGCGAGAGCACCGACGCGTTCATCGACTACATCCGTCACGACGCGCTGTTCGAGGGTAAATTCGCGAATCTGCAGTTCAAGGAAAGCCTGTCGGACAAGCAGCCGTTCACGCGCATGCTGGTCAAGCTCAAGCGCGAGATCATCACGATGAAAAAGCCGGCCATCCGGCCGGAGCTCGGCCGCGCGCCGTTTGTCGACGCGCCCACGCTGAAAAACTGGCTGGACCGCGGTCATGACGACCAGGGCCGCCCCGTGGTGATGCTCGACACGCGCAATGCATTCGAAGTCGACGTCGGCACGTTCGACAACGCGCTCGACTACCGCATTACGAAATTCAGCGAGTTTCCCGAGGTGATCGAGCAGAATCGCGCGGATCTGGAAGGCAAGACGGTCGTCTCGTTCTGCACGGGCGGAATTCGCTGCGAGAAGGCCGCGATTCACATGAAGGACGTCGGCATCGAGAACGTCTACCAGCTCGAGGGCGGCATTCTGAAATACTTCGAAGAAGTGGGCGGCGCGCATTATCACGGCGACTGCTTCGTGTTCGACTACCGCACGGCACTCAATCCGCAACTGGAGCCCAGCAAGACCACCCAGTGTTTCGGCTGCCGGGCCGTGGTCACGCCGGACGCGCAACAATCGCCGATGTACGTGGCCGGCAAGACGTGTCCGGCGTGTCATCCGGACAGCAAGGCGGCGCGCGCCGCGTGA
- the gluQRS gene encoding tRNA glutamyl-Q(34) synthetase GluQRS yields the protein MIYRGRFAPSPTGPLHFGSLVSALASWLDARAHRGAWLVRIEDIDGPRTVPGAAEQILATLERFGLHADEPPVWQSTRLGRYEQALEQLRAAGMIYPCGCTRKEIADSLLHAHARNTTLAYPGTCRTGLHGKPARAWRLRVPDGDAAIVTFQDRWQGQQSQNLATEVGDFVLKRADDQWAYQLAVVVDDADANITHIVRGADLMDSTARQIYLQRRLGVPTPEYLHVPVVMNEQGEKLSKQNGAKALDGDTPLDALSAAARHLGLGMESAAAHTTLDGFYAAATAAWAKRMGLPAA from the coding sequence ATGATCTACCGCGGACGCTTCGCGCCGTCGCCCACCGGGCCGCTGCATTTCGGCTCGCTGGTCAGCGCGCTCGCAAGCTGGCTGGACGCGCGCGCGCATCGCGGCGCGTGGCTCGTTCGCATCGAAGACATCGACGGCCCGCGCACCGTGCCGGGTGCCGCCGAACAGATTCTCGCCACCCTCGAACGCTTTGGCCTGCATGCGGACGAACCGCCCGTCTGGCAAAGCACCCGTCTGGGGCGTTACGAGCAGGCGCTGGAGCAACTGAGGGCCGCCGGCATGATCTATCCGTGCGGCTGCACGCGCAAGGAAATTGCCGACTCGCTGCTGCACGCGCATGCGCGCAATACCACCCTCGCCTATCCCGGCACCTGCCGCACCGGCCTGCATGGCAAACCGGCGCGCGCATGGCGTCTGCGCGTGCCCGACGGCGACGCCGCGATCGTCACGTTCCAAGACCGCTGGCAGGGCCAGCAGTCGCAGAATCTGGCCACCGAGGTGGGCGATTTCGTGCTGAAGCGCGCGGACGATCAATGGGCCTATCAACTGGCGGTGGTCGTCGACGACGCGGACGCGAACATCACGCACATTGTGCGCGGCGCGGATCTGATGGATTCGACGGCGCGGCAGATCTATCTGCAGCGCCGCCTGGGCGTGCCGACGCCTGAGTATTTGCATGTGCCCGTCGTCATGAACGAACAGGGCGAAAAACTCAGCAAGCAGAACGGAGCCAAGGCGCTGGACGGCGACACGCCACTGGATGCGCTGAGCGCGGCCGCACGGCACCTGGGACTCGGAATGGAAAGCGCCGCGGCCCATACGACGCTAGACGGCTTTTACGCTGCCGCCACGGCGGCATGGGCAAAGAGAATGGGATTGCCGGCGGCATAA
- a CDS encoding DEAD/DEAH box helicase has product MSDTPVTPSTATFDQFGLAPDILKAVKDSGYTIPTPIQAQAIPVVLAGRDVMGAAQTGTGKTASFSLPIIQRLLPQASTSASPARHPVRALILTPTRELADQVAANVQAYAKHTALRSAVVFGGVDMNPQSEQLRRGVEILIATPGRLLDHVQQKTANLGQVQILVLDEADRMLDMGFLPDLQRILNLLPKERQTLLFSATFSGEIKKLAATYLRDPQTIEVARSNSTATNVTQIVYEVAEGDKTGAVVQLIRERGLKQVIVFCNSKIGASRLARSLERDGVVATAIHGDRTQNERMQALDAFKRGEIEALVATDVAARGLDIAELPAVINFDLPFNAEDYVHRIGRTGRAGASGDALSLCSPNERKQLADIEKLIKRPLDVQRLTVEAPVRHHHEERAPRRERSSEGREDRGSRRRTGASSSGSFDRPHHHRAQPVDDFFLKPYEPSPSSIRKVEEADAASAAPQKPASKQPLAALLGGFGMPRKSPSSS; this is encoded by the coding sequence ATGTCCGACACACCCGTCACGCCCAGCACTGCGACTTTTGATCAATTCGGCCTCGCGCCCGACATCCTGAAAGCCGTCAAAGACTCGGGCTACACCATCCCCACGCCGATCCAGGCGCAGGCGATTCCCGTCGTGCTGGCCGGCCGCGACGTCATGGGCGCCGCGCAGACCGGCACCGGCAAGACGGCGAGCTTCTCGCTGCCGATCATCCAGCGGCTGTTGCCGCAGGCGAGCACGAGCGCTTCGCCCGCCCGCCATCCGGTACGCGCGCTGATTCTCACGCCGACGCGCGAACTGGCCGACCAGGTTGCCGCCAACGTGCAGGCGTACGCGAAGCACACCGCGCTGCGCAGCGCCGTGGTGTTCGGCGGCGTGGATATGAATCCGCAATCCGAGCAACTGCGCCGCGGCGTCGAGATTCTGATCGCTACGCCTGGCCGCCTGCTCGATCACGTGCAACAGAAAACCGCCAACCTGGGCCAGGTGCAGATCCTCGTGCTCGACGAAGCCGACCGCATGCTCGACATGGGCTTCCTGCCGGATCTGCAGCGCATCCTGAACCTGCTGCCGAAAGAACGTCAGACGCTGCTGTTCTCGGCCACGTTCTCGGGCGAAATCAAGAAGCTCGCCGCCACGTATCTGCGCGACCCGCAGACCATCGAAGTGGCGCGCAGCAACTCGACCGCGACCAACGTGACGCAAATCGTCTACGAGGTCGCCGAGGGCGACAAGACCGGCGCGGTCGTGCAACTGATTCGCGAACGCGGCCTCAAGCAGGTGATCGTGTTCTGCAACAGCAAGATCGGCGCGAGCCGTCTCGCGCGCAGTCTTGAGCGCGACGGCGTGGTGGCGACCGCGATTCACGGCGACCGCACGCAGAATGAACGCATGCAGGCGCTCGACGCGTTCAAGCGCGGCGAGATCGAAGCGCTGGTGGCGACCGACGTCGCCGCGCGCGGCCTGGATATCGCGGAGCTGCCGGCAGTGATCAACTTCGATCTGCCGTTCAACGCGGAAGACTATGTGCACCGCATCGGCCGTACCGGCCGTGCGGGTGCTTCGGGCGACGCGCTGTCGCTGTGCAGCCCGAATGAGCGCAAGCAGCTTGCCGATATCGAGAAGCTCATCAAGCGTCCGCTGGACGTGCAGCGCCTGACGGTGGAAGCGCCGGTGCGGCATCACCATGAAGAGCGCGCGCCGCGTCGCGAGCGTAGCAGCGAAGGGCGTGAAGACCGTGGCAGCCGTCGGCGCACGGGTGCGTCCTCGTCGGGGTCGTTCGACCGGCCGCATCACCACCGCGCGCAGCCTGTGGATGATTTCTTCCTGAAGCCTTACGAGCCGTCGCCGTCATCGATTCGCAAGGTCGAAGAGGCCGACGCTGCGTCGGCCGCGCCGCAGAAGCCGGCTTCCAAGCAGCCGCTGGCAGCGCTGCTGGGCGGCTTCGGGATGCCGCGCAAGTCGCCCTCGTCGTCCTGA
- a CDS encoding aldehyde dehydrogenase family protein, with protein sequence MLKKTYPYYLANVAVAANTDLEVTDKFSGEVATRVAMADAAAIDKAIGYAVDAMPALRAFPPFKRQAVLEHCVKRFRERYDELALALCIEAGKPINDSKGEVTRLIDTFKVAAEEAVRIDGEIVNLEISPRAKGYHGYVKRVPIGPCSFISPFNFPLNLTAHKVAPAIAAGVPFVLKPASRTPVGALIMGEILAETDLPKGAFSILPAHRDGADLFTTDERFKLLSFTGSPAVGWDLKKKAGKKKVILELGGNAAAIVDGDQGEKLDYVVDRLAFGAFYQSGQSCIGVQRILVHAKVYDALREKLIAKTKSLVMGDPKDEKTFVGPMISESESKRLAGWMESAVQAGAKIVAGGKVEGAMFEATLLEGVKRDTDLYRKEAFGPVAILERFDDFDAALATVNDSDFGLQAGVFTDSLAHAHRAWDELDVGGVVINDVPSFRVDNMPYGGVKDSGLGREGVRYAIEDMTEMRLMVMRETW encoded by the coding sequence ATGTTGAAAAAGACCTACCCATACTATCTTGCTAACGTTGCGGTGGCCGCCAACACCGATCTCGAAGTCACCGATAAATTCAGCGGCGAAGTCGCCACCCGTGTCGCGATGGCCGACGCCGCGGCGATCGACAAGGCGATCGGGTACGCCGTCGACGCCATGCCCGCGTTGCGCGCGTTCCCGCCGTTCAAGCGCCAGGCGGTGCTCGAACATTGTGTGAAGCGCTTTCGCGAGCGTTACGACGAGCTGGCGCTCGCGCTGTGCATCGAAGCGGGCAAGCCGATCAACGACTCGAAAGGCGAGGTCACGCGCCTGATCGATACATTCAAGGTGGCCGCGGAGGAAGCGGTGCGCATCGACGGGGAGATCGTCAATCTGGAGATCTCGCCGCGCGCCAAGGGTTACCACGGTTATGTGAAGCGGGTGCCGATCGGCCCGTGCTCGTTTATTTCGCCGTTCAATTTTCCATTGAACCTGACCGCGCACAAGGTCGCGCCGGCCATCGCGGCGGGCGTGCCGTTCGTATTGAAGCCGGCGAGCCGCACGCCGGTCGGCGCGCTCATCATGGGCGAGATTCTGGCGGAAACCGATCTGCCCAAAGGCGCATTCTCGATTCTCCCCGCGCATCGCGACGGCGCCGATCTCTTTACCACCGACGAGCGCTTCAAATTGCTGTCCTTCACCGGCTCGCCCGCGGTGGGCTGGGATTTGAAGAAGAAGGCGGGCAAGAAAAAGGTGATTCTGGAATTGGGCGGCAACGCGGCGGCGATCGTCGACGGCGATCAGGGCGAGAAGCTCGACTATGTGGTGGACCGGCTCGCGTTCGGCGCGTTCTATCAGTCGGGGCAAAGCTGCATCGGCGTGCAGCGGATTCTGGTGCACGCGAAGGTCTATGATGCGTTGCGCGAGAAGCTGATCGCCAAAACGAAGTCGCTGGTGATGGGCGATCCGAAAGACGAAAAGACCTTCGTCGGGCCGATGATCTCCGAATCGGAGTCCAAACGCCTTGCCGGCTGGATGGAAAGCGCGGTGCAGGCGGGTGCGAAAATCGTCGCGGGCGGCAAGGTCGAAGGCGCCATGTTCGAGGCCACGCTGCTCGAAGGCGTGAAACGCGACACGGATCTGTATCGCAAGGAGGCCTTCGGGCCGGTGGCCATTCTGGAACGTTTCGACGACTTCGACGCCGCGCTCGCCACTGTCAACGACAGCGACTTCGGCCTGCAGGCGGGCGTGTTCACGGATTCGCTCGCGCACGCGCATCGCGCGTGGGACGAACTCGACGTGGGCGGCGTGGTGATCAACGACGTGCCGTCGTTCCGGGTCGACAACATGCCGTATGGCGGCGTGAAAGATTCCGGGCTCGGCCGTGAAGGCGTGCGCTACGCAATCGAGGACATGACCGAGATGCGCCTCATGGTGATGCGCGAGACGTGGTGA
- a CDS encoding acetolactate synthase large subunit encodes MKASDLFVKSLEAEGIEYVFGIPGEENLDLLESLRRSKIRLILTRHEQAAGFMAATYGRLTGRIGVCLATLGPGATNLVTAAAYAQLGGMPMLMVTGQKPIKSSKQGHFQIVDVVRMMEPLTKYTRQIVSVSNIPAAVREAVRQAEEERPGATHLELPEDVAHEEGDGKPIPKSYSRRPVAEEKAVARAVEAITHAKHPLLMIGAGGNRKTTTKMLREFVDQIGIPFFTTQMGKGVIDESHPMWLGNATLSDGDFVHRAIDHADCIINVGHDVIEKPPFFMRSGDAGEKTVIHVNFLGAEVDTVYFPQIEVVGDIANAVWQLKESLKARQEHWDFTRFKEIKAHFEAHLVKGQHDDRFPMYPVRIVNDVYETTPVDGIVCLDNGMYKIWFARYYRAHEPNSLLLDNALASMGAGLPSAIATKIVHPDRKVMAVCGDGGFMMNSQELETAVRLRLDLVILILRDDAFGMIRWKQENMNFPDYGMTLSNPDFVAYAQSYGAKGHRIESAAEFAPLLRECFVTPGVHVIDLPIDYSDNERVLNREIKRLSAQL; translated from the coding sequence ATGAAAGCATCGGACCTGTTCGTCAAATCGCTGGAAGCCGAAGGTATCGAGTATGTGTTCGGTATTCCCGGTGAAGAAAATCTCGATCTGCTCGAATCGCTGCGCCGCTCGAAAATCCGTCTGATCCTCACGCGTCATGAACAGGCGGCCGGTTTCATGGCCGCCACTTACGGGCGTCTCACCGGCCGCATCGGCGTGTGTCTGGCGACCCTCGGCCCGGGCGCGACCAACCTCGTGACCGCCGCCGCATACGCGCAACTGGGCGGCATGCCGATGCTGATGGTCACCGGGCAAAAGCCGATCAAGTCGAGCAAGCAGGGGCATTTCCAGATCGTCGACGTGGTGCGCATGATGGAGCCGCTCACCAAATACACGCGGCAGATCGTGTCGGTCAGCAATATTCCGGCGGCGGTGCGCGAGGCGGTGCGTCAGGCGGAAGAAGAGCGGCCCGGCGCCACGCACCTCGAATTGCCCGAAGACGTCGCGCATGAAGAGGGCGATGGCAAGCCGATTCCGAAGAGCTATAGCCGCCGTCCCGTGGCCGAGGAAAAAGCCGTGGCGCGCGCGGTCGAGGCGATTACCCACGCGAAGCATCCGTTATTGATGATCGGCGCGGGCGGCAATCGCAAGACCACCACCAAAATGCTGCGCGAGTTCGTCGACCAGATCGGCATTCCGTTCTTCACCACGCAGATGGGTAAAGGCGTGATCGACGAATCGCATCCCATGTGGCTCGGCAATGCGACGCTCTCCGACGGCGACTTCGTGCACCGCGCGATCGACCACGCGGACTGCATCATCAATGTCGGTCACGACGTGATCGAGAAGCCGCCGTTTTTCATGCGCAGCGGCGACGCGGGCGAGAAGACGGTGATTCACGTCAACTTCCTCGGCGCGGAGGTCGATACGGTGTACTTCCCGCAGATCGAAGTGGTCGGCGATATCGCCAACGCCGTGTGGCAGCTCAAGGAAAGCCTCAAGGCGCGGCAGGAGCACTGGGACTTCACGCGCTTCAAGGAAATCAAGGCGCACTTCGAGGCGCATCTGGTCAAAGGCCAGCACGACGACCGCTTTCCCATGTATCCGGTGCGGATCGTCAACGACGTGTACGAGACCACGCCGGTGGACGGCATCGTGTGCCTGGACAACGGCATGTACAAGATCTGGTTCGCCCGCTACTACCGCGCGCACGAGCCGAATTCGCTGTTGCTCGACAACGCGCTGGCCTCGATGGGCGCGGGCCTGCCGTCCGCGATCGCCACCAAGATCGTGCATCCGGACCGCAAGGTCATGGCCGTGTGCGGCGACGGCGGTTTCATGATGAATTCGCAGGAACTGGAAACGGCGGTGCGTCTGAGGCTGGATCTGGTGATCCTGATCCTGCGTGACGACGCGTTCGGCATGATCCGCTGGAAGCAGGAAAACATGAACTTCCCCGACTACGGCATGACGCTGAGCAATCCGGATTTCGTCGCGTATGCGCAAAGCTATGGGGCGAAGGGTCACCGTATCGAATCGGCGGCGGAGTTCGCGCCGCTGCTGCGCGAATGTTTCGTCACGCCGGGCGTGCATGTGATCGATCTGCCGATCGACTATTCGGATAACGAGCGCGTGCTCAATCGCGAGATCAAGCGGCTTTCGGCGCAGCTGTGA